The genomic region TCCGGCGGCACGTCCTGCCTTACGGGAACCCGGCCGAGGGCCCGCCGTTTGCACTGCCGCGCGGCGAAGTGCTCTTTCTGGGCATGCTATGCATGACGGTCTTCCTGGTGGAAGGCTCGATGATGGACTGGAGCGCGGTGATGCTGACCGAGAACCACGGCATGCCGGTGGCGCAGGCCGGCTACGGCTTTGCAGCCTTCTCGCTCACCATGACCTTCGGCCGCCTGACCGGCGACCGCATCGTGGCAAGGGTGGGGCGGCGCAGCGTCGTGACGGTGGGCGGCCTGCTGGCCATGGGCGGCATCCTGCTGGCCACGCTGGTCCCCCTCTGGCAGGCAGCGCTGCTGGGCTATGCCATGGTGGGGCTGGGCTGCTCCAACATCGTGCCGGTGCTGTTCACGGCCGTGGGGCGCCAGACCAGCATGCCGCAGAGCGTCGCCGTGCCGGCCATGTCCACGCTGGGCTATGCCGGGGTCCTGGCCGGGCCGGCCGCCATCGGCTTCATCGCACACCACAGCAGCCTGCCCATGGCCTTCCTACTGGTGGCCGCGCTGATGCTGTTCGTGGCCATCAGCGGGCGCTTCCTGAAGCTCTGACCGTGAAGCGCTGATCCTGAAGCGCTGATCTGAGGACCATGACGGCACAACCTTGATGTGGAGCTGCGGGTTACGGAACCGCTGAGGACGCGTTACGAACCGCTCATCATCTTTATTTTCGGAACAATCAGTTTCATTACAGGCGAACCGTTCCGATTCGAGTGGACATACAATGCGTTCCAGCAGGTAGCCGAAAGGCGATGACCCGTTCATCCCGTCCGGCCACCCTGGCTCCGATTCCTCCCTGATAGATACATCGTCCCATCATGAACGCTCTGTCTCCTCTGCAGGCACCGTTGCTGTCCGTCCTGCGCATCGTCTCCGCCTATCTCTTCATCTGGCACGGCACCGCCAAGGTCTTCGGCTATCCTGCCTCGATGGGCGACATCTCCGGCAACCCGATGATGATCGCGGCGGCCGCCCTGGAACTGGTGGGCGGCACCCTGCTGCTGCTGGGCCTGTTCACCCGGCCGGTCGCCTTCCTGCTTTCCGGCCAGATGGCCGTGGCCTACTTCATGGCACACGCTGCCCAGGGCAACGTGCTGATGCCCTTGGCCAACAGCGGTGAATCGGCGGTGTTGTTCTGCTTCGTCTTCCTCTACCTGTCGGCTGCCGGCGGCGGTACCCTGTCGCTGGATCACCTGCGCGGCAAGTAAGAACCCGCCTCGACCCTCACGGACGGATCGACGCGCCAGTCCAAGCCCCATCGGTCCGTCTCTCCCGGGTACTCTTTTCGGGTACCCGACGATCTCCCGGTTGCACGCATTGCCGACGCCCCCGGGACCTCATTCATTCGCCTCCATTCCATCAGGAGTCAAACATGTCCATTACGCACATCCACCAGGCCGCCGAGAAACGTCGTTCCATCTACGCGCTGAACAAGCAGCTGCCGGTGCCGGCCGCCGATGTGGTGAAGACCATCGAGCATGCCGTCAAGCACACGCCGTCTGCGTTCAACTCGCAGTCCACCCGTCTGGTGGTCCTGCTGGGCGCCGAGCATGAAAAACTCTGGCAACTGGCCGAACAGGCACTGGCCGCCATCGTGCCGGCCGACAAGTTCCAGCCCACCAAGGACAAGCTGGCTTCCTTTGCCGCCGGCGCCGGCACGGTGCTGTTCTTCGAGGATCAGACCGTGGTGAAAGGCCTGCAGGACAAGTTCCCGCCGTACGCCGAGAACTTCCCCATCTGGGCCGAGCACGCCGACGCCATGCACCAGTACGCCATCTGGACGGCACTGGCCAGCATCAACGTGGGCGCCAGCCTGCAGCACTACAACCCGGTCATCGACGAAGCCGTGGCCCGCACCTGGAACGTGCCGGCCTCGTGGAAGCTGCGCGCCCAGCTGGTGTTCGGCGGCATTGCCGCCCCGGCCGGCGAGAAGTCCTTCGAGCCCGTCGAGGCTCGCCTGAAGGTCTACGGCCTGTAAGCGCTTCTACTCCTGCACCCCCTGGCATCCCCACAGGCCATCCTGCCGGGGGCGCAGGAAGACGGGCAGCATCTGCCAGCCCTGCAGCACGAAGGCGGCGCACCACGCCAGCCCCGCCAGTTGCAGCAGCACCGGCGGATCGAACCAGTAGGCCAGCGCCCGCAGCACGGCGCTGGCCACCAGGAGACCGGCCCCCACCACCACCCAGGGGCGGCCATTCTTTTCCAGCCCGCTGTGCGTGTAGCCGGCAATGCAAATCACGGTGTAGACGGCCAGGCCCAGCGCCCCCGCCGTCAGCAGGTGGATGCCCGGGCTGACACTGCCGTCTCCGGCCACCAGCACCAGGCCGATGAGCCCATAGCCGGCAGCCATGAACACGTAGACCATGTACAGCATCAGCGGCCAGCGCGAGAACAGCGGTCGGCCGACGTGCCAGTCGTTGAGCAGGTTCAGCATGGCAGCCGATGCGGCCAGCGCCAGCCAGCCGGTCACGCGGTTGGACGGATCGAACCACTGCATGGCCGTGAACAGCATGATGCAGATGACGGCCAGGTGCCGCCGTGGCGGACGCGCCAGATAGGCGGTGGGCTCGTCTTCCTCGACGGGCAGGGCGGTGGGCGCAACCGGAGCACGGTCTGCAGGGCCGGCGGCCGGCATGCCATTTTCCGTCGTGCCGTGTGAGGCCTGCTCCCGGGCAGGCGCCGCCACCGGATGACGGCGTTCGAAATCATCGTCGATGCTGCTGTTGACGATCGCCATCGAGATGCGGCTCATCGCCACCACGATCAGGGCCATCAGCACGCCCAGCGTGGCATGCAGCCAGCGCATCGGAAACTCGCCCTGCACGGCATCCACGTAGAAGCCGGCCACGGTGACGATCAGCGCCACGAAGGCCCACCAGAAGCCCTGCTGGCGATGGCCCGGGTCACGCCACAGGCGCGGTGCCACCATCACGGTCAGCATCACCATGAAGCCGACATGGAAGACGCCCGACAGCGCCAGCATGCCCTGCGGCCACCAGCCGCTCAACCAGAAGGACAGGCGCCCCAGCAGCCACAGCCCCAGCAGCCAGCGAACATGGCGCGCCTCGAAGGACGGCGTCTCGGTGAACTCCGGCACGGCCGTCAGCGCAAAACCGGCAACAGCCGCCAGCGTGGCCCCCATCAGCAGCTCGTGCACGTGCCAGACCACTGCACCGCCCGGCACCCCGGGCAGCGGCCAGCCAGCCGCCAGGAACAGCAGCCACAGCCCCAGCAGCCCCACGCAGAACAGCACGGTGGCCACGAAGAAGGGCCGAAAGCCGCATTGCCACAGCGGGTGGGCCAGCTGCCAGGGCCGGGCAGTCAGGGCAGGGGAAGCGGCAGGCACGGGTTTCATCGAAGACGGCATGACAGCTTGATCAGGAAAATGGACTTGGAATGCCGGTGCTCAGCACCCGGTGCGCCGCCCGGTCGTGGCCGGGGCCACGGCAGAGCCGGCATCGATCCGGTTGTAATCCGGCAGGCCCGTGTCAGCGACGCCAGCGACACCGGCTGCGGCGGCTGCATGGCCGGCTGCCGTGCCGATGGCCGCGGTCTGACCGGGGGCCGCCGTACACGTCGATCCGGAGGTTTCGGCGGGCTGGGCCGTCCGCAGCAGCGGCAGGTCGAAGGCCGCGCGCACCACCGGCTGGGCCAGCAGGGCCGCCGTATGGTTGTGCACCCAGGCATCGTCGCGCAGCATGGGGGGCACCGGCAGCGCCATCTGCCAGACGAAGTGGCCGGGATTGGCGGCCATCACCAGCACGCGGTCGGCCAGCGTGACGGCCTCGGTCACGTCGTGGGTGATCATCAGCACTGCCAGGCCCCGGCTGCGCTGCTCCTGCATCAGCAGCTGATGCATCTGCGCCTTCAGGCCGATGTCCAGCGCGGCAAAGGGCTCATCCAGCAGCAGCAGATCGGGCGAGAGCACCAGTGCCCGCGCCAGTGCGGCGCGGCTCTGCATGCCACCCGAGAGCTGATGCGGAAACTGCGCCAGCGCCACGTCGTCCAGCCCCAGCAGGTTGCCCATGCGCGTGGCCTGCGCCAGGCGCTCGCGCCCGGGCACGCCCTGCGCCTTCAGCCCGAGCGCGATGTTGTCCAGCGTGGTCTTCCAGGGCAGCAGGGTGGGCTGCTGGAACAGCATGGCGGTACGGGCAAAGCCGTTGTGGATCTCGCCGGAGCGCACATCCAGCAGCCCGGCACACAGGTGCAGCAGCGTGCTCTTGCCGCAGCCCGAAGGCCCCACCAGTGCCAGCGTCTCGCCAGCCGGCAGCCGCAGCGACACGCCTTCCAGCACGGTGCGCGTGGCAAAGGCGTGCTCCAGATCCCGCACCACCAGCGCCGGGCCGGATGCGCTGCTCTCGGCAGCCGCAGGAAACGATGCCGCGTTCATGAGGCTCTCCCTCCCGCGTCACGCCAGCCCTCGATCTCGCGCTTGATGGGCTCCAGCACCAGGTATTCCAGCCCCAGCAGCACCAGCACCACGGCGCTGATCCAGGCCAGCGTGCCGGACATGTCCAGCTGGGCGCGACTGACGGCCAGGGCCGCCCCCACGCCGTCACTCACTGACAGCAGTTCCGCCATCACCACCACCTTCCAGGCGCTGCCCAGCGCCACGATCCAGACCGGGAACAGATACGAGAGCACGTGCGGCACGTACAGGTCCAGGATGCGCATGTGCCAGGGCAGGCGATAGGCATCGGCCAGGTCGCGCCAGCGCTTTTCCAGCGTGCGCGCCCCCTGCAGACCGCCCGCAAACACGATGGGAAAACCGGCGATGAACACGGTGAAGACCGGCGTGCCGTCACCGGTGCCGAACCACAGCATGGCCAGCACCAGCCAGGCAATGGGCGGCGTGCCCAGCAGCACCGTGACCCAGGGGCGCGCCATCATGGCCGCCGTCATCGACATGCCGGCAGCCACGCCCAGCACGCTGCCCAGCACCAGCGCCAGCGACAGCCCCGCAAAGGCGCGCCGTGCCGTGACGGCCAGCTGCGGCCACAGCGCCTCGGCACCGTGGCCCTGCATCAGCTGCAGCAGCA from Lautropia mirabilis harbors:
- a CDS encoding MFS transporter, which codes for MSTSSLPDTPATLKPAAGRAEQHSTRLLFLLAGFSAAAWASLVPVAKAATGVNEGQLGLVLLCLGIGSLLAMPVSGVVSTRHGCRKVLMVCGVALCACLPLLASVQNVFTLAAALFFFGAMIGTFDCVMNIQAVIVERDSKRPLMSGFHGFYSLGGLLGAATTSTIMDLGVSPFATVSAIALAGVLLLMLIRRHVLPYGNPAEGPPFALPRGEVLFLGMLCMTVFLVEGSMMDWSAVMLTENHGMPVAQAGYGFAAFSLTMTFGRLTGDRIVARVGRRSVVTVGGLLAMGGILLATLVPLWQAALLGYAMVGLGCSNIVPVLFTAVGRQTSMPQSVAVPAMSTLGYAGVLAGPAAIGFIAHHSSLPMAFLLVAALMLFVAISGRFLKL
- a CDS encoding DoxX family protein yields the protein MNALSPLQAPLLSVLRIVSAYLFIWHGTAKVFGYPASMGDISGNPMMIAAAALELVGGTLLLLGLFTRPVAFLLSGQMAVAYFMAHAAQGNVLMPLANSGESAVLFCFVFLYLSAAGGGTLSLDHLRGK
- a CDS encoding nitroreductase family protein, whose translation is MSITHIHQAAEKRRSIYALNKQLPVPAADVVKTIEHAVKHTPSAFNSQSTRLVVLLGAEHEKLWQLAEQALAAIVPADKFQPTKDKLASFAAGAGTVLFFEDQTVVKGLQDKFPPYAENFPIWAEHADAMHQYAIWTALASINVGASLQHYNPVIDEAVARTWNVPASWKLRAQLVFGGIAAPAGEKSFEPVEARLKVYGL
- a CDS encoding NnrS family protein translates to MKPVPAASPALTARPWQLAHPLWQCGFRPFFVATVLFCVGLLGLWLLFLAAGWPLPGVPGGAVVWHVHELLMGATLAAVAGFALTAVPEFTETPSFEARHVRWLLGLWLLGRLSFWLSGWWPQGMLALSGVFHVGFMVMLTVMVAPRLWRDPGHRQQGFWWAFVALIVTVAGFYVDAVQGEFPMRWLHATLGVLMALIVVAMSRISMAIVNSSIDDDFERRHPVAAPAREQASHGTTENGMPAAGPADRAPVAPTALPVEEDEPTAYLARPPRRHLAVICIMLFTAMQWFDPSNRVTGWLALAASAAMLNLLNDWHVGRPLFSRWPLMLYMVYVFMAAGYGLIGLVLVAGDGSVSPGIHLLTAGALGLAVYTVICIAGYTHSGLEKNGRPWVVVGAGLLVASAVLRALAYWFDPPVLLQLAGLAWCAAFVLQGWQMLPVFLRPRQDGLWGCQGVQE
- a CDS encoding ABC transporter ATP-binding protein; the encoded protein is MNAASFPAAAESSASGPALVVRDLEHAFATRTVLEGVSLRLPAGETLALVGPSGCGKSTLLHLCAGLLDVRSGEIHNGFARTAMLFQQPTLLPWKTTLDNIALGLKAQGVPGRERLAQATRMGNLLGLDDVALAQFPHQLSGGMQSRAALARALVLSPDLLLLDEPFAALDIGLKAQMHQLLMQEQRSRGLAVLMITHDVTEAVTLADRVLVMAANPGHFVWQMALPVPPMLRDDAWVHNHTAALLAQPVVRAAFDLPLLRTAQPAETSGSTCTAAPGQTAAIGTAAGHAAAAAGVAGVADTGLPDYNRIDAGSAVAPATTGRRTGC
- a CDS encoding ABC transporter permease — its product is MKLLRAWLGALPGYLWSGWGAIASLLLGMALWEALAAWYGPLVLPTPLETAQMLLQLMQGHGAEALWPQLAVTARRAFAGLSLALVLGSVLGVAAGMSMTAAMMARPWVTVLLGTPPIAWLVLAMLWFGTGDGTPVFTVFIAGFPIVFAGGLQGARTLEKRWRDLADAYRLPWHMRILDLYVPHVLSYLFPVWIVALGSAWKVVVMAELLSVSDGVGAALAVSRAQLDMSGTLAWISAVVLVLLGLEYLVLEPIKREIEGWRDAGGRAS